Within Mongoliitalea daihaiensis, the genomic segment ATGGAGAAAGAGATAACAATTTACGATATAGCGAAACAGAGTGGCGTTTCACCGACTACTGTCAGTAGAGCACTCAACAATCATCCTGCGGTAAAAGAGAAAACCAAGAAAAAGATTTTTCAAGCAGCCTCAGATCTCGGCTACCAATCCAATGTATTTGCTGCCAATCTTCGAAGTAAAAAAACAAATAATATTGGTGTAATAGTCCCCAGCCTAAACAGCAGCTTTCAAGCCTCAGTACTTGCTGGTATGGAAAAAATTGCAAATGATGCTGGTTACAACCTAATTATTACACAATCTTTAGAATCGAGTGAGAAAGAAATAGCTAACACGCTCTCCATGTTTAAAAGTAGGGTGGACGGCTTGATCGTATCCCTTGTTAGTGAAGCTCATCAGCTTGAACACTTCGAACCCTTTCATAAAAGAGGAATTCCGGTTTTATTCTATGACAGAGTTGCTAATAGTAAGGATAGTGTTGGTGTTACCATAGATAACATTCAAGCGGCACAAATCGCTACTAACCATCTCATAGAGCAAGGTTGTAAAAAAATAGTTCATGTTTTGGGAAGCACTAAAATCAGTGTTTATGCAGAGCGTCTGAAAGGCTTTAAGTACGCATTGGTAGACAAAGGGTTAACTATTCAGGAAGATCAAGTGATTGTATTAAATGAAATTAATGAACATGCAGCAGAGTATGTCATAGATCTGCTACTTAAGATGAGTCCATTACCAGACGGTCTTTTTGTATCAAATGATGCCTGCGCTGCAAGTTGTATGAATCAACTCATCCAAAAAGGATTTAAGGTACCAGAAGATATCGCCATCGTTGGTTTCAATAATGAGGTCATCTCAAGACTCGTTCATCCTAAGATTACTACAATCAATTATCCAGGCTATGAAATGGGGGAAGTTGCCATGAAAAACCTCATCAACCACTTAGATGAACCTGAAACTACACTTCTCCAAAAAACCAATAAAATCACACTTAGATCCGATTTAATCATAAGAGAATCCTCCCTTAGATTGAAATAACCTCACTTCCGTTTAAGCTTCAGAAAAAGAACGGAACAAAAAATATGCAAACGAAATAATTTTTTTAATTATGCAACCGATTTCATAAATATTTTTTAACTTCGAGGATCTTAAAGATAATTTGCTCCTTAAATAAAATAAAAACCTCCTTAATATTCATATAACTCTATTTTACAATAGATAATATTCCAAATATTTATGTTATCGATTTCAAATTTTCACACTTATTCATTTCTATTAAATCCTGAGATTAACATCAAACCCTCTAACCCTATGAGATTTCCGATCACTCTTTTTTTTATCTTATTCATGAGCCTTCAAGGGTTTTCGAATGACGGATATAAACTTTGGTTGCAGTATTTCCCCATACAAGAACCTGAAGCATGGCAAATTTCCGCACTTTCAAATTATGAGGTTATAGGCAGTTCGGCTACTATATCTATTCTAAAAAAAGAACTTGAAACTGCATCAATTGGCATGATTCAATCGCTTAATCCAAAAAAAAGCACGGATCATTCGTTATTAATAAGTAAAATTGAAGATCTAGGGATCCCTAACCTTCCAAATGAAAAGATTGATCAATTAACAGCCGATGGTTTCGGGATTTTTATCTATAGCAGCAATCAGCTGATTGTCACTTCAAAGACTGATATTGGCCTGCTATATGGAACATTTAGATTACTCCAATATATTCAGACAGGTACAAGTATTCCCGCAATGGGAATATTTGAGTCTCCAAAAGTTCAATATAGAGTATTGAATCATTGGGACAACTTGGACAGAACAGTCGAACGCGGGTATGCAGGTTTCTCTATTTGGAATTGGCATCGCCTTCCAAGACACATTGATCAACAATATCACGATTATGCTCGTGCAAATGCTTCCATAGGCATCAATGGCACAGTACTTACCAATGTAAATGCAAATGCATTAATTCTCACCCCTGAATATTTAGAAAAGGTCCAAGCACTTGCGGATGTTTTTAGACCATATGGAATCAAAGTGTATGTAACAGCCCGTTTTTCGGCTCCTATGGAGATTGGAAATCTGTCTACAGCTGATCCATTGGACCCCGATGTTCGACAGTGGTGGAAGAGCAAGGCAGATGAGATCTATAAGTATATCCCAGATTTTGGAGGCTTTGTTGTAAAAGCAGATTCCGAAGGGCAACCGGGGCCACACAATTACCAACGCACGCAGGCAGATGGAGCAAACATGCTAGCAGAAGCCTTGCAAGAGCATCATGGCATAGTGATGTGGAGAGCCTTTGTCTATAATGAACACACACCTGACGACCGACACAAACAAGCCTATAATGAATTTAAGCCCTTAGATGGGAAGTTTTTAGATAATGTTATTGTTCAGGTAAAAAATGGAGCCATAGATTTTCAACCGAGGGAACCATTCCATCCTTTATTTGGTGCAATGCCAAATACCCCTTTGATGATGGAATTTCAAATCACCCAAGAATATTTAGGGCATGATACGCATTTAGCATTTCTAGCCCCTCTTTTTGAAGAAGTTTTAAATGAAGACACCTACGCTAAGGGAAAAGGCAGCCCGGTAGCAAAGGTGATTGATGGTAGTCTACATGGATATCAATTGACAGGGATGGCAGGAGTGGCCAATATTGGTACGGATCGTAATTGGACAGGACATCACTTTCATCAAGCAAACTGGTTTGCCTTTGGTAGGCTAGCTTGGAACCCCTACGAAAACGCTCAGACTATTGCAGCAGATTGGTTACGCCTTACCTTCACGACTAACCCCACTTTTGTAACTACCATGCAAGAAATAATGCTCAATAGTCGCGAAATGGTTGTCAATTACATGACTCCGCTCGGATTGCATCACATCATGGCAGCAAGTCATCATTACGGGCCTGGCCCGTGGGTGTCCGGTGGTCGAAGGGCAGATTGGACCGCAACCTATTATCATCAAGCCAATGAAAAAAGTATTGGTTTTGACAGAACAACTAAAGGAAGTGACGCCTTAAGCCAATATGCTTCCGAAATCCAACAGCAATGGGGCAATCTTGAAACTGTCCCTGAGAAGTACCTTTTGTGGTTTCATCAAGTTGACTGGAATCAATCACTTTCTGACGGAGATAATCTTTGGAATAATCTAGCTCGACAGTATCAAAAGGGAGTGGAGGAAGCCAGAAGAAATAGGGATACCTGGGAGCAAATGGCACCCTACATTGATTCCGAACGCTTTCAACATATCCACTCATTCCTAAAAATTCAAGCAGAAGAAGCTCAATGGTGGAAAGATGCCTGTTTGCTTTATTTTGGTCAATTTTCCAAAATGCCCTTACCATCAGGAGTAGAACCACCTGCTCACGACTTAGCATATTACATGAATTACAAGCCGCAGCACGTACCTGGAATTTAAACTATCAATGGGTAAAATTATGAAGGAAGTTCATCAGAAAATAGCAATAGTTACTGGGGGAGCGTCAGGTTTGGGGCTTGCAACTACTCGAAAATTTGTAGAAGCTGGCATCAAGACTATCATCATTGGAAGAGATTCCGATAAACTACTCAAAGCAAAAGAAGAATTTGGAAATCAAGTCCATTGTATTGGCTTTGATTTAGGCGAGCTTTCGGGGATCCCTCCATTGGTTGATACCATCTATCGTCAATTTGGAAGAATAGACATCCTTGTGAATAACGCTGGGATTAATCAAAAAAAAGATTTGTTCGAAGTAACTGACGAGGAATTTATACAAGTCATCCATACCAACCTATGTTCTGTCTTTAGTCTTACCAGAGAAGTCGCCAAAATCATGAAAGCTCAAGCTTGGGGTGGAAACATAATAATGGTTTCTTCCATGGCTGCCAAATACGGGATCCCAAAAGTAATCGCTTACACAGCTGCAAAATCAGCCATTGAGGGCATAACCAAAGCCATGGCTGTAGAATTATCTCCCTTAGGAATTCGTGTCAATTGCGTAGCTCCAGGCTTTATCCGGACAGATATGTCTGCCGCAGCATTGAACAATGATCCCGAAAGAAAGCAAAAAGTCCTCGGAAGAACACCTATGGGAAAACTGGGAGATCCTTGCGATGTGGCTGAGGCCATCTACTACTTTACAAGCGATGGAGCAAAATACATCACAGGTACTTCCCTAGCCATCGATGGAGGCAACTCAATCGGATTTTAACTATCATCCTCAAACCTATTTAGCTATGAAAACCAAGGAACCTACATATAAAAAAAATCTCCGATTGTTTGCCTCAACACTGCTTCTTTTATTATACGCAAATGTTGTCAATGGACAAACCTTGAAAGACCATTTTCAAGGAGTATTTGATATTGGAGTAGCCTTGGGTTATAGGGATTTTAACGGTCAAGAAAGTCGGGCCGAGCAACTTATTGGCAAACATTTTAATAGTATTACACCCGAAAATATTATGAAATGGGGCCCTATTCATCCAAATTTAAATCAATACAACTTCCAGGGGATGGATCAATTGGTAGCACTGGCTGAACGTGTCAACGCGTCAGTCATTGGGCATACTTTGGTATGGCATAATCAAACACCCCATTGGGTTTACCATGATGAAAGAGGAAATCTCTTACCCAAAGAAGGCTTGCTACAGAGAATGGACGCCCACATCGAAACTGTCATGGGACGATATAAAGGAAGAATCAAAGGATATGACGTAGTGAATGAAGCCATATTAGACGATGGTACATACAGAGAATCTAACTGGTATCAGATTGCAGGAAAAGATTTCATCAAACAGGCCTTTGTTAAGGCTTCTGAAGTCGATCCTGATGCTGAATTGTACTACAATGATTACAATATGTGGAAAGCTCCCAAAAGGGAAACTGCCATAGCATTGGCATTGGAATTAAGAGAAGCGGGAATCAAGATTGATGGAATTGGAATGCAAGGCCATTATGGACTTGAATCTCCAAGCTTGGATACTATTGAAGCATCCATTACTCGAATAGCCGAAGCAGGTTTTAAAGTGATGATCACTGAGCTTGATATTGATGTCTTGCCTAATCCTGTTAACAGATTTGGTGCAGATATCGATGCAACATTTCCAGCCGATGAATCATACAATATCTATAAAGATGGTTTACCAGACGAGATCAAACAAAAACTAGCAGATCGCTACCAGTCCTTATTCGAATTATTCACCAAACATCAGGATAAAATAGATAGAGTTACCTTTTGGGGACTGCACGATGGTTCGAGTTGGTTGAATAATTGGCCAATGCCCGGAAGAACTGCCTACCCTTTAATCATTGATAGGCATTTTAGAGAAAAAGCTGAGATCATCGAATCACTGATGACCATTCAAGTTGAAACCAACAATTCCTCTATCGCAAAGTAATTACACCAAATTTACTATTAATGAAACCGATTTCATTGATTATCTACAGTTTTTATCTAAATTGTATTCCATATTTTCACAACATAATTACTCATTACACCCAACGTAAGTAAAATCAAGTGAGCTTCCAAAAAATATCCATATACATCCTTCTACCTTTTTGGATACTTTTTCCAGCTGAAAAGATGTATGCACAGGAGCAGCAACTACCAACCATTATTCAAATTGAGGATGGCCTATCTCAAATAAAAATCAACACCATGATGGATTTTTTATTGGACACGGCAGCCATACTGAGCATAGAAGACATCCAAAAGCCTGAAAATCAGCAACGATTCCAAAAGGTTACCGATAGTCACATCCTTTACGATTATTACGATTCATATATTTGGATAAAGCTAACTGTACAAAACAAGCAACAATCCTTTGACAAATCTTGGTACTTCGAATCTTGGGGTTTTGATATTAAAAACATCAGCTTTTATTTTCCTAACCCAGATGGAAGCTTCGAAATATATGAAGCAGGCTTTGAACTTCCTTTTCGAGATAGAAGCATTCAGCATAAAAATTTCAACTACTTTCTTGATTTACGCCCTGGTGAGCAAAAAACATTTTACTTGAGGGTACAACGGACCTATAACCTAGAGTTTAGCTTTCACCTACGGACAAATGATAGATTCCTCAGCCATTCCTTAAATGAATACTTTCTTTTGGGTATCTACTACGGAGTGCTGATTTTGATTCTGATTTTCAATCTTTACCTATTTTTCAAACTTAAAGATTTACTATACCTCTATTTCCCAGGCTTGATCTTATCGTATATTTGGTTTTCACTGGGCAGAGACGGACTCGGCTTCCAATACTTCTGGCCAAATGCACCTTGGCTCAATCAATTCAATAATCAATACGTTATAGAATTTTTCATCATCGTTGCTACCCTTTTGTTTTCCAATAGATTTGTCCAAAAATATACTAAAAGTGATCGGGTAGTGAAATTCACCAATGGTGCCATCCTTTTAAAACTGGTATTTTTTGTTAACCAACTTTTCTTTTTTGAGCTTCATTATACAAGTTACCTAGTCATTACAATTTTAATTTTATTGATCCCCTTCATCTTCGGATTACGTGAATTATTAAAGGAAGAAATCCATTCTTGGTCTTATATATTTGCTTACGCCTGCTTATTTCTCATAATCACTTATACCTACTCAAGAAGCATTGAATTGTTTGATAATCCTGTACTGAATTGGTACTTGGTTTATCCAGTCATTTTTATCGAAATGATTTTATTTTCATTTTCTATTTTTAACCAAATCAAATTTTTACAGTCAGAGTTTGTTCGTGCCAATACAGAAAAAACATTGGTTTTAGAGAAAAATAACCAATTGACCTTGGAGCTTAATAGCAAGCTTAAAGAAAAGGTCAAGGCACGGACAGAGAAAATTGAACGCATGGCCGCCGATCTAGCTCAGAAAAACGATGAATTGGTTGCAACCAATCAGAAACTCGAGGAGCTGAACAAAAAAGTCACAGAGATGAACATGCTCTTGCAGGAAAACAATGAGGAGTTAAAATCGTCTGTGGAGGAAACCACTAAAAGTCTTGCATTGATGAAAGGTCTTGGCTTTGAAGAATTTAAAAAGGTATTTCCAGACAAAGACACTTGCCTTCAATTTTTAGCAGAGTTGAAGTGGAAAAACGGATTCCATTGCAAAAAATGTGAATACAACAAATTTCAGGAAACAAGCAATTTCAGTAAGCGTTGCAAAAACTGTAATTACTTAGAGTCTCCAACAGTAGACACCTTATTTCACAAACTCAAGTTTCCTATCGAAAAGGCCTTTTACATCCTATATCTTTCCAATAGAAAGGATGTGGACTTGACTTTAAATGAGCTGTCGGAAATCCTAGAGCTCCGACGTGAAACCTGTTGGGCATTCAAAAACAAGATCGCTCAAGCCATGGAAAAAATCGACCACAATAAAGACTTGAGTGGCTGGGAGTCGCTGGCGCTGGTGCATTTGGAGTGAGGAGGAAGTGAGTTTAGATTTTAGCTTTTTAATCTAAATCTTTGAAAACCCATTCCAAATCTAATTCGAAGCCTTTGATGACAGAAGAAGGAACTATATGCCCCATAGTATAAAGCTTTGACGGGACGTAGTTTCCCTCGGATAATGTGTAAATAAACAGGGTTTTTTCTGATGGATGGATAATCCAATACTCTTGAACACCAGTTTCTTGGTAGACTTCATATTTGTGAATCAGTTCTTTTTGGTTGTTACTTGGAGAAAGTATTTCAACAATTAAATCAGGAGCGCCAAGGCACCCCATCTCATCTAACTTATCCAAATCGCACACTACACAAATATCAGGCTGTACCACAGTAAAAATATCTTCATTCTTTTTGGATTTGACGGGAAGCCTCACATCGAATGGAGCTATAAACACTTTACAATTTTTATCCTCAAAAAATTCAGCAAACGTTCTAGCAACTTTTAAACTAACCTCTTGATGAAGCCTTCGTGGTGTAGCAGCCTGCCTAAAGACTTTCCCTTTAATCAGCTCCACCATTTCATCCAACTCCCATGTCAGATAGTCTGCATAGCTGAACCTACCATAGGTAGCCTCTGGCTCATTCAAGAAGTTTTTTTTATCCTTGGTCTCCATAGAGCTAATTTACGAAATATTCCCAATCACTCAATCAACCTATTATTTAAACACTAATTGTGCAAAGAAATACAACTCATTTTTCCAATACTTAAAGTCATGGTAGTGATCGGGAAGGATTCGATAGGTATGGGGAATACCTTTTTCTGTTAAAAACTCATGGGCCCCGGTGGTCACATTCATCAAATTATCCTTATCCCCACAACTCAAAAATAAAAGTTTCAAATTGGACTTGGTCACGTAAGGTCTCGGAAGCAAAGCCTCTCCCCTCTTAGTGTTTGGTGCAGGAGAAAATGACCCCACCCAAGCAAAGTGCTCAGGGTTGCCCAATCCAAAGTTCATAGACTGCCCACCTCCCATCGAAAGTCCGGCAACAGCTCTATTTTCCACACCTGGCTTCACTTTATAATTCCTCTCAATAAAAGGAATCAAATTCTTCAACAAATCTTCCTCAAAAGTAGCAAACGCTTTTACTGGTTCTGCCCCGAAAATATCGCCTTCCGCACGATCATTTTTCATGGCGCGACCATTGGGTAGAACAACGATCATAGGCTGTACTTTAGCTTCCGCATATAAATTATCTAGGATTACATCTGGAGTCCCTTGATCCAGCCACTCCCGCTCGTCTCCACCTATCCCATGCAATAAATAAAGTACAGGGTACGCTTGATTTGGATCATAATTAGGAGGTAAGTAGATATTTGCTTTCCTGTCTACTCCTACGGTCTTGGAGGGATACACCAACTCTTTAACTACACCTTTTGGATTACTACTGTTAGATTTATCAAAGCCATCTGGCGCAATCAGCTGATCTGATTGCGCAAAAGCCAAATTTGAAATCGCCAAGCTGAGGATCAAGGCTGTTGTTTTTAGTGCTTCCATGGGTTGTTTGGA encodes:
- a CDS encoding alpha/beta hydrolase, with translation MEALKTTALILSLAISNLAFAQSDQLIAPDGFDKSNSSNPKGVVKELVYPSKTVGVDRKANIYLPPNYDPNQAYPVLYLLHGIGGDEREWLDQGTPDVILDNLYAEAKVQPMIVVLPNGRAMKNDRAEGDIFGAEPVKAFATFEEDLLKNLIPFIERNYKVKPGVENRAVAGLSMGGGQSMNFGLGNPEHFAWVGSFSPAPNTKRGEALLPRPYVTKSNLKLLFLSCGDKDNLMNVTTGAHEFLTEKGIPHTYRILPDHYHDFKYWKNELYFFAQLVFK
- a CDS encoding 7TM-DISM domain-containing protein is translated as MSFQKISIYILLPFWILFPAEKMYAQEQQLPTIIQIEDGLSQIKINTMMDFLLDTAAILSIEDIQKPENQQRFQKVTDSHILYDYYDSYIWIKLTVQNKQQSFDKSWYFESWGFDIKNISFYFPNPDGSFEIYEAGFELPFRDRSIQHKNFNYFLDLRPGEQKTFYLRVQRTYNLEFSFHLRTNDRFLSHSLNEYFLLGIYYGVLILILIFNLYLFFKLKDLLYLYFPGLILSYIWFSLGRDGLGFQYFWPNAPWLNQFNNQYVIEFFIIVATLLFSNRFVQKYTKSDRVVKFTNGAILLKLVFFVNQLFFFELHYTSYLVITILILLIPFIFGLRELLKEEIHSWSYIFAYACLFLIITYTYSRSIELFDNPVLNWYLVYPVIFIEMILFSFSIFNQIKFLQSEFVRANTEKTLVLEKNNQLTLELNSKLKEKVKARTEKIERMAADLAQKNDELVATNQKLEELNKKVTEMNMLLQENNEELKSSVEETTKSLALMKGLGFEEFKKVFPDKDTCLQFLAELKWKNGFHCKKCEYNKFQETSNFSKRCKNCNYLESPTVDTLFHKLKFPIEKAFYILYLSNRKDVDLTLNELSEILELRRETCWAFKNKIAQAMEKIDHNKDLSGWESLALVHLE
- a CDS encoding SDR family NAD(P)-dependent oxidoreductase is translated as MKEVHQKIAIVTGGASGLGLATTRKFVEAGIKTIIIGRDSDKLLKAKEEFGNQVHCIGFDLGELSGIPPLVDTIYRQFGRIDILVNNAGINQKKDLFEVTDEEFIQVIHTNLCSVFSLTREVAKIMKAQAWGGNIIMVSSMAAKYGIPKVIAYTAAKSAIEGITKAMAVELSPLGIRVNCVAPGFIRTDMSAAALNNDPERKQKVLGRTPMGKLGDPCDVAEAIYYFTSDGAKYITGTSLAIDGGNSIGF
- a CDS encoding LacI family DNA-binding transcriptional regulator gives rise to the protein MEKEITIYDIAKQSGVSPTTVSRALNNHPAVKEKTKKKIFQAASDLGYQSNVFAANLRSKKTNNIGVIVPSLNSSFQASVLAGMEKIANDAGYNLIITQSLESSEKEIANTLSMFKSRVDGLIVSLVSEAHQLEHFEPFHKRGIPVLFYDRVANSKDSVGVTIDNIQAAQIATNHLIEQGCKKIVHVLGSTKISVYAERLKGFKYALVDKGLTIQEDQVIVLNEINEHAAEYVIDLLLKMSPLPDGLFVSNDACAASCMNQLIQKGFKVPEDIAIVGFNNEVISRLVHPKITTINYPGYEMGEVAMKNLINHLDEPETTLLQKTNKITLRSDLIIRESSLRLK
- a CDS encoding endo-1,4-beta-xylanase is translated as MKTKEPTYKKNLRLFASTLLLLLYANVVNGQTLKDHFQGVFDIGVALGYRDFNGQESRAEQLIGKHFNSITPENIMKWGPIHPNLNQYNFQGMDQLVALAERVNASVIGHTLVWHNQTPHWVYHDERGNLLPKEGLLQRMDAHIETVMGRYKGRIKGYDVVNEAILDDGTYRESNWYQIAGKDFIKQAFVKASEVDPDAELYYNDYNMWKAPKRETAIALALELREAGIKIDGIGMQGHYGLESPSLDTIEASITRIAEAGFKVMITELDIDVLPNPVNRFGADIDATFPADESYNIYKDGLPDEIKQKLADRYQSLFELFTKHQDKIDRVTFWGLHDGSSWLNNWPMPGRTAYPLIIDRHFREKAEIIESLMTIQVETNNSSIAK
- a CDS encoding alpha-glucuronidase family glycosyl hydrolase, with the protein product MRFPITLFFILFMSLQGFSNDGYKLWLQYFPIQEPEAWQISALSNYEVIGSSATISILKKELETASIGMIQSLNPKKSTDHSLLISKIEDLGIPNLPNEKIDQLTADGFGIFIYSSNQLIVTSKTDIGLLYGTFRLLQYIQTGTSIPAMGIFESPKVQYRVLNHWDNLDRTVERGYAGFSIWNWHRLPRHIDQQYHDYARANASIGINGTVLTNVNANALILTPEYLEKVQALADVFRPYGIKVYVTARFSAPMEIGNLSTADPLDPDVRQWWKSKADEIYKYIPDFGGFVVKADSEGQPGPHNYQRTQADGANMLAEALQEHHGIVMWRAFVYNEHTPDDRHKQAYNEFKPLDGKFLDNVIVQVKNGAIDFQPREPFHPLFGAMPNTPLMMEFQITQEYLGHDTHLAFLAPLFEEVLNEDTYAKGKGSPVAKVIDGSLHGYQLTGMAGVANIGTDRNWTGHHFHQANWFAFGRLAWNPYENAQTIAADWLRLTFTTNPTFVTTMQEIMLNSREMVVNYMTPLGLHHIMAASHHYGPGPWVSGGRRADWTATYYHQANEKSIGFDRTTKGSDALSQYASEIQQQWGNLETVPEKYLLWFHQVDWNQSLSDGDNLWNNLARQYQKGVEEARRNRDTWEQMAPYIDSERFQHIHSFLKIQAEEAQWWKDACLLYFGQFSKMPLPSGVEPPAHDLAYYMNYKPQHVPGI
- a CDS encoding Uma2 family endonuclease, coding for METKDKKNFLNEPEATYGRFSYADYLTWELDEMVELIKGKVFRQAATPRRLHQEVSLKVARTFAEFFEDKNCKVFIAPFDVRLPVKSKKNEDIFTVVQPDICVVCDLDKLDEMGCLGAPDLIVEILSPSNNQKELIHKYEVYQETGVQEYWIIHPSEKTLFIYTLSEGNYVPSKLYTMGHIVPSSVIKGFELDLEWVFKDLD